The following proteins are encoded in a genomic region of Flammeovirga pectinis:
- a CDS encoding SpoIIE family protein phosphatase, with protein MLFINILSISTFVHADQVENSRVEQVYNMPDNEDKVNILASMAIIETERNPSKHTPPFKLINDAIKVAKRINNKTALTNALNTKAIIFRKFSTFDQAIDYHLQAIKIAEKSLDETEKVDLLMDLGCTYRVSLNYQKAKDCFNKAKTLAHDLQLYERESICILNNAYLYISINEQKEALTYFNEAIKLSEDKKITDSYILSTLGKGISYTIEKPNFKASKKYFISTITSSKKKKRTFYEGVAKIYLGRTYLRSNNLSRAYNYFVEAVAILSPLKNSYHILESYKSLDDVLNFRDFYAEAISYKNSLKYYRGELSQSQYNAAVKEELELFGNPDKEELDHLRNALSELKMHYSFLDSINTLDEEEAAFLLKNYLDNQKKKLNNLESDRSYLSHLLKETEKSAKQKIELLEQKNLLQRTLISKQYWIGIALILIVVFISSMGIMQFRVAKQKKKTNLTLQAQNLKISDQNIEIQTTADQLHETLVKLQYQNKKTEESIQAGWKIQNAMLPTTSEFEDVFSDYFVYYQPRDIVSGDFYWVGRKEDGHIIVAALDCTGHGIPGAFMSMMGNALIHQVVQVEGEIDPSIILQKIDNYISKALHQGKNTDSREGMDVSICVINPSKTHLEFSGAKNPLLIINHQEPTFYKGTNRHVGGNRSSKKTAITFDKSRIEIRPSDRFYIYSDGYQDQFGGPENKKFMRKQLIEKLCQTSNLSMGEQKEVMQTTFLKWKGEQKQLDDLLLIGFKC; from the coding sequence ATGCTCTTTATAAACATATTGAGCATATCTACATTCGTACATGCAGATCAGGTAGAAAACTCTAGAGTTGAGCAAGTATACAATATGCCCGATAACGAGGATAAAGTAAACATACTAGCCTCAATGGCTATTATTGAGACAGAAAGAAACCCTTCTAAGCATACTCCTCCATTTAAATTAATAAATGATGCTATTAAGGTAGCAAAAAGGATAAATAACAAAACAGCACTTACTAATGCTTTAAATACAAAAGCAATCATTTTTAGAAAATTCTCTACTTTCGATCAAGCTATTGATTACCATTTACAAGCAATTAAAATTGCAGAAAAATCGTTAGACGAAACGGAAAAAGTAGATCTTTTAATGGATTTAGGCTGTACATATAGAGTAAGTTTAAATTATCAAAAAGCAAAAGATTGTTTTAATAAAGCAAAAACACTAGCTCACGATTTACAGCTTTATGAAAGAGAAAGTATCTGTATACTTAACAATGCCTATTTATATATTTCAATTAACGAACAAAAAGAGGCATTAACTTATTTCAATGAAGCCATTAAACTTTCGGAAGACAAAAAAATTACGGATTCTTATATTTTAAGTACGCTTGGCAAAGGAATTTCTTATACGATAGAGAAACCTAATTTTAAAGCATCAAAAAAATATTTTATTTCTACCATTACTTCTTCTAAAAAGAAAAAAAGAACGTTTTACGAAGGAGTGGCTAAAATCTATTTAGGTAGAACATATCTACGTTCTAACAACTTAAGTAGAGCTTATAATTATTTTGTAGAAGCAGTTGCTATACTTTCTCCGTTAAAAAACTCTTACCATATTCTAGAAAGTTATAAGAGTTTAGATGATGTGCTAAATTTTAGAGATTTTTATGCCGAGGCAATATCTTATAAAAACTCATTAAAATATTATAGAGGAGAATTATCACAAAGTCAGTACAACGCTGCTGTAAAAGAAGAACTTGAATTATTTGGTAATCCTGATAAAGAAGAGCTTGATCATTTAAGAAATGCACTTTCTGAACTTAAAATGCATTATTCTTTCTTAGATAGTATAAACACTCTTGATGAAGAAGAAGCTGCTTTTTTACTTAAAAATTATCTTGATAACCAAAAAAAGAAACTGAATAATTTAGAAAGTGATCGTTCTTATTTAAGTCATTTATTGAAAGAAACTGAAAAGTCTGCCAAACAAAAAATTGAGCTATTAGAACAAAAGAATTTACTCCAAAGAACACTTATTTCTAAACAATATTGGATTGGTATTGCACTAATTCTGATAGTAGTTTTTATAAGTTCTATGGGTATTATGCAGTTTAGAGTTGCCAAGCAGAAGAAAAAAACTAATTTAACTTTACAGGCTCAGAATTTAAAAATTTCTGATCAAAATATTGAAATCCAAACTACAGCAGATCAATTGCATGAAACGCTTGTAAAACTTCAATACCAAAATAAAAAGACCGAGGAGAGTATTCAAGCAGGTTGGAAAATTCAGAATGCAATGCTCCCGACAACATCTGAATTTGAAGATGTTTTTTCTGATTACTTTGTCTACTATCAACCTAGAGATATTGTATCTGGAGATTTTTATTGGGTAGGAAGAAAAGAAGATGGACACATTATTGTTGCCGCATTAGACTGTACAGGACATGGTATTCCTGGTGCTTTTATGTCTATGATGGGAAATGCTCTCATTCATCAGGTTGTGCAAGTAGAAGGCGAAATAGACCCTAGTATTATCTTACAGAAAATTGATAATTATATATCAAAAGCTTTGCATCAAGGAAAAAATACAGACTCTAGGGAGGGTATGGATGTTTCTATTTGTGTCATTAATCCTAGTAAAACTCATTTAGAATTTTCTGGAGCTAAGAATCCACTACTTATTATTAATCATCAAGAGCCCACTTTTTACAAGGGAACAAATAGGCATGTTGGAGGAAATAGATCTTCTAAAAAAACGGCTATCACCTTTGACAAAAGTAGGATTGAAATTAGACCAAGTGATCGTTTTTATATTTACTCTGATGGATATCAAGATCAATTTGGAGGCCCAGAGAATAAAAAATTTATGAGAAAGCAACTTATTGAAAAGCTTTGTCAGACTTCTAATTTATCTATGGGTGAACAAAAAGAAGTAATGCAAACTACTTTCTTAAAATGGAAAGGAGAACAAAAACAACTTGATGATTTATTATTAATTGGTTTTAAATGCTAA
- a CDS encoding glutamine amidotransferase-related protein, whose translation MMHLIINCGSSKTVHISELLTSLQLANKTIELKNLTAKDYQNIDKIIISGAPILLSKVDNASYIKKLAFLLDLNIPVLGICFGHQMLGILEGGKVTLTTEAREKEVIHQLKPNDKIFTNIPQNSEFEEDHCESVSLPNTFELLANSRSCNNEVMKHKTRLWYGVQFHPEVTDVVGKLLIENWLNLCY comes from the coding sequence ATGATGCACTTAATTATTAATTGTGGCAGTAGTAAAACAGTTCATATTAGTGAGTTATTAACAAGCTTACAATTGGCAAATAAAACTATTGAACTTAAAAACCTAACCGCAAAGGATTATCAGAATATTGATAAGATTATTATTAGCGGTGCCCCAATCTTACTTTCAAAAGTAGACAATGCTAGCTATATCAAAAAACTTGCATTTTTACTTGATTTAAATATCCCTGTATTGGGCATTTGTTTTGGACATCAAATGCTGGGGATTTTAGAAGGTGGAAAAGTAACCTTAACAACAGAAGCTCGTGAAAAAGAGGTGATACATCAGCTTAAACCAAACGACAAGATATTTACTAATATCCCACAGAACAGTGAGTTCGAGGAAGATCATTGCGAAAGTGTTTCGTTACCCAATACGTTTGAGCTACTGGCAAATTCTCGTTCTTGCAACAATGAAGTAATGAAACATAAAACCCGTTTATGGTATGGGGTTCAATTCCACCCTGAAGTTACCGATGTAGTTGGAAAACTTTTAATTGAAAATTGGTTAAATCTTTGCTATTAA
- a CDS encoding bifunctional methionine sulfoxide reductase B/A protein yields MENQLPSWNKLTDFEKHVIVDKGTERPGTGIYNAHFEEGTYTCKRCDSPLYTSGDKFDGHCGWPSFDDEIEGAVKRKTDKDGRRTEILCANCDAHLGHVFEGEHLTDKNVRHCVNSVSLNFEPVIVAEENVAIFAGGCFWGVEYYFAELPGVTKTEVGYTGGKKNNPSYREVCYTDTGHAEALQVTYDPSKVTYEELAKLFFEIHDPTQVDRQGPDVGTQYRSEVFYTNNNQKEIAEKLIAELEDNGYKVATKVTEASTFWDAEEYHQMYYFKKDKTPYCHIKTKRFE; encoded by the coding sequence ATGGAAAATCAACTTCCCTCTTGGAATAAACTTACAGACTTTGAAAAACATGTAATTGTAGATAAAGGAACAGAAAGACCTGGTACCGGAATATATAATGCACATTTTGAAGAAGGAACATATACATGTAAACGTTGCGATAGCCCATTATATACCTCTGGCGATAAGTTTGATGGACATTGTGGGTGGCCTAGCTTTGACGATGAAATAGAAGGTGCAGTTAAAAGAAAAACAGATAAAGATGGTAGAAGAACAGAAATTCTTTGTGCCAACTGTGACGCTCACTTAGGTCATGTTTTTGAAGGAGAACATCTTACGGATAAGAATGTAAGACATTGTGTAAACTCTGTATCATTAAACTTTGAACCTGTAATTGTTGCAGAAGAAAATGTTGCCATTTTTGCAGGAGGCTGTTTTTGGGGAGTAGAATATTACTTTGCAGAATTACCGGGTGTAACAAAAACAGAAGTTGGATATACTGGTGGTAAAAAGAACAACCCTTCTTACAGAGAAGTGTGTTATACAGATACAGGACATGCAGAAGCATTACAAGTTACATATGACCCATCTAAAGTAACTTACGAAGAATTAGCAAAATTATTCTTCGAAATTCACGATCCTACTCAAGTAGATAGACAAGGTCCTGATGTTGGTACACAATACAGATCTGAAGTATTTTATACCAACAATAATCAAAAGGAAATTGCGGAGAAATTAATTGCTGAATTAGAAGATAATGGATATAAAGTAGCTACTAAAGTTACAGAAGCTTCTACTTTTTGGGATGCAGAAGAGTATCACCAAATGTATTACTTCAAAAAAGACAAAACCCCATATTGTCATATCAAAACAAAGCGATTCGAATAA
- a CDS encoding response regulator transcription factor, translating to MDKTRILLAEDDPNLGMLLTEYLEVKNFDVTRAQDGEEALRAYQDGDHDLCIFDVMMPKMDGYTLAERIRKSDVDIPIFFLTAKSMKEDTLRGFEVGADDYITKPFSMEELLARITSILRRTKSKTDSKEKQTIFEVGKFTFDFNAQMLRYNDDGSEQRLTSKESALLRLLAIHKNEIMDRSLALKKIWLDDNYFNSRSMDVYITKLRKFLKPDDNLRIVNVHGQGFKLVELGTE from the coding sequence ATGGACAAAACTAGAATTTTACTTGCGGAAGACGATCCTAATTTAGGAATGTTACTTACAGAGTATTTAGAAGTTAAAAACTTTGATGTTACTCGCGCACAAGACGGAGAGGAAGCATTAAGAGCATATCAAGATGGAGATCATGACTTATGTATTTTTGATGTAATGATGCCTAAAATGGATGGGTATACATTAGCTGAAAGAATTCGTAAATCTGATGTGGATATTCCAATTTTCTTCTTGACTGCAAAGTCTATGAAAGAAGATACTTTAAGAGGTTTTGAAGTTGGAGCAGATGATTACATTACTAAGCCTTTCTCTATGGAGGAGCTTTTAGCACGTATTACATCTATTTTAAGAAGAACTAAGAGTAAAACAGATTCAAAAGAAAAACAAACGATTTTCGAAGTCGGTAAATTTACTTTTGATTTCAATGCTCAAATGCTACGTTATAATGATGATGGTTCGGAACAACGTTTAACGTCTAAAGAATCTGCATTATTACGTTTATTAGCTATTCATAAGAACGAAATTATGGATAGATCTTTAGCCTTAAAGAAAATATGGTTAGACGATAACTACTTCAACTCAAGAAGTATGGACGTTTATATCACAAAACTTAGAAAGTTCTTAAAACCTGATGATAATTTACGTATTGTAAATGTTCACGGTCAAGGATTTAAGTTAGTGGAACTAGGAACAGAATAA
- a CDS encoding sensor histidine kinase, protein MTRRRLITIITLMCIAMFGLASLQYYWIKEAITERKGHFEQEIGETLTNVVKRLEQQEVLQVTKRFLDDISVTNSNVAVHYDSAKQQAYWTSKQNINISQTISSDKLAKQGIAYKVQEKAEIKKSGTATKTVLSDIEGSKYGINDSTNSGSTLVSNITNDSTARKRLDIAMDLIMKKTDLVNQVVSEMIMAENTMLQDRVNFEMLDSLLIQEMESKGIKTNYEFAVVQKEGDRETVIMSSNVEKNAEIIKSNYHITLFPKDLFDNSNTLYLQIPQENKFLISKMRFVLFSSLGFILLTLLTFIFAARTIIEQKRISEITNDFISNMTHELKTPISTVALATEALLDPDIQKMPSITGRYLGIIKDENQRLSRQVERVLQIARIERGDLKLRKSEVNMHKIMQNAFDNTLIKIEDRGGKLSFNWAAGDTIVKGDELHLSNIIFNLLDNANKYSPDTPKIDLSAVCKKDMLEIRIKDEGQGIPKEHISKIFDKFYRVPTGNVHNVKGFGLGLSYVKNIVEAHDGTIKCKSELEKGSEFIIQLPISQDGQN, encoded by the coding sequence ATGACAAGAAGACGACTCATTACCATCATTACACTTATGTGTATTGCAATGTTTGGTTTAGCATCACTCCAATACTATTGGATTAAAGAAGCTATAACAGAACGGAAGGGACATTTTGAGCAAGAAATTGGAGAAACACTTACTAATGTTGTAAAACGATTAGAACAACAAGAGGTACTCCAAGTAACAAAAAGATTTCTTGATGATATTTCTGTCACCAATAGTAATGTGGCTGTTCACTACGATTCTGCCAAACAACAGGCGTATTGGACTAGTAAACAAAACATTAATATTAGTCAGACCATAAGTTCTGATAAATTGGCAAAGCAAGGTATTGCCTATAAAGTGCAAGAGAAGGCTGAAATCAAAAAGTCTGGAACAGCAACAAAAACAGTTTTATCAGATATAGAAGGATCAAAATATGGTATTAATGATTCTACAAATTCGGGTTCAACTTTAGTTAGTAACATTACGAACGACTCTACTGCTAGAAAGCGTTTGGACATTGCTATGGACCTTATCATGAAAAAAACCGACCTTGTTAATCAAGTGGTTTCTGAAATGATTATGGCAGAAAACACAATGCTACAGGATCGTGTTAACTTTGAAATGCTAGATTCCTTATTGATACAAGAAATGGAAAGTAAGGGCATCAAAACAAATTATGAATTTGCTGTTGTCCAGAAAGAAGGTGATAGAGAGACAGTTATTATGAGTAGTAATGTCGAAAAAAATGCGGAAATAATTAAGAGTAATTACCATATTACACTATTTCCAAAAGATCTTTTTGATAATTCTAACACATTATACCTCCAAATTCCACAAGAAAATAAGTTCTTAATCAGTAAAATGAGGTTTGTCTTATTTTCGTCTTTAGGATTTATTTTGTTAACACTTCTTACTTTCATCTTTGCTGCCCGAACAATTATTGAACAGAAACGTATTTCAGAGATAACGAATGACTTCATAAGTAATATGACGCATGAGTTAAAAACCCCTATATCTACTGTGGCATTAGCTACGGAGGCACTACTGGATCCAGATATTCAGAAAATGCCAAGTATAACGGGTCGTTATTTAGGTATTATAAAAGATGAAAATCAACGCCTTAGTCGTCAGGTAGAAAGAGTATTACAAATTGCTAGAATTGAAAGAGGTGATCTAAAGCTTCGTAAGTCTGAAGTTAATATGCATAAGATTATGCAAAACGCTTTTGACAACACATTGATTAAGATCGAAGACCGTGGAGGTAAACTTTCTTTCAATTGGGCAGCAGGTGATACAATTGTTAAAGGAGATGAGTTACATTTGTCTAATATTATTTTTAACTTGTTAGATAATGCAAATAAGTATTCTCCAGATACACCAAAAATTGATCTTTCAGCAGTCTGTAAAAAAGATATGCTAGAAATTAGGATCAAGGATGAAGGTCAAGGAATACCTAAAGAACATATTAGTAAGATTTTTGATAAATTTTACAGAGTGCCTACAGGAAATGTACACAATGTAAAAGGTTTTGGTTTAGGCCTTAGCTATGTTAAAAATATTGTAGAGGCTCACGACGGCACTATTAAGTGTAAGAGTGAACTCGAAAAAGGAAGTGAATTTATTATACAACTACCAATATCTCAAGATGGACAAAACTAG
- a CDS encoding SDR family NAD(P)-dependent oxidoreductase, translating to MSNIFISGTSRGLGYGFAEYFLNKNDNVYGISRSSNDVLTAFDKFHFNEVDLTQISEIENKVTAALEGVTEIQLVVLNAGILGTIKSMEDASITEMNKVLNVNLWANKLILDAIFKLGIKVNQVIAISSGASINGNKGWSGYSISKAALNMMVKLYAVEQTKTHFTALAPGLIDTTMQDYLCNVSSTEFPSISRLKDARDTTAMPKPLEAAQHIADLFPALLLMPSGSYQDVRKL from the coding sequence ATGAGTAATATATTTATTTCTGGTACAAGTAGAGGGCTTGGCTATGGGTTTGCAGAATACTTTTTAAATAAAAATGACAATGTTTATGGAATTAGTCGTTCGTCTAATGACGTTTTAACTGCTTTCGATAAATTTCATTTTAACGAAGTTGACCTTACTCAGATTTCAGAAATTGAAAATAAGGTAACTGCTGCTCTTGAGGGAGTAACAGAAATACAATTAGTAGTACTTAATGCCGGTATACTTGGTACTATCAAAAGCATGGAAGATGCTTCTATTACAGAAATGAATAAGGTCTTAAACGTAAACCTTTGGGCTAATAAATTAATACTTGATGCAATTTTCAAGTTAGGAATTAAAGTAAACCAAGTTATTGCAATCTCTTCTGGAGCATCAATAAATGGCAACAAAGGTTGGTCTGGGTATTCTATTTCTAAAGCTGCATTAAACATGATGGTAAAGTTGTATGCTGTAGAACAAACTAAAACGCACTTTACTGCATTGGCACCTGGCTTAATAGATACTACCATGCAAGATTACCTTTGTAATGTTAGCAGTACAGAGTTTCCGAGTATAAGTAGGTTGAAAGATGCAAGGGACACAACAGCTATGCCTAAGCCTTTAGAAGCGGCTCAACATATTGCAGATCTGTTCCCTGCATTACTATTAATGCCTTCTGGAAGTTACCAAGACGTAAGAAAACTATAG
- a CDS encoding YpdA family putative bacillithiol disulfide reductase has translation MSIIYDTLIIGGGPIGLACGIEAKKKGLSHIILEKGCLVNSLFNYPVNMTFFSTSEKLEIGGAPFVSNNHRPIRREALEYYRRVQTTWNLNVHLFEEVINVQKNIKNQELFTVTSSKESYQAKTIVVATGFYDIPNLMDIPGEELQKVKHYYDDPHLYAFTDVTVIGGANSAIDAALETYRKGANVTLVIKDAEINDRVKYWVKPDIENRIKEGSIKCYFQSCVTDITPKTVTIKSIENDDKVVIPNDFVLAMTGYQPNFGFLSKIGIQLSDDTLKKPFYNEDTHESNVENLYLAGVVCGGMKTNSWFIENSRVHAEMIYQNIEEKLNNKTKV, from the coding sequence ATGTCAATAATCTACGATACACTAATTATTGGAGGTGGACCTATTGGTTTAGCCTGTGGTATAGAAGCCAAGAAAAAAGGGTTATCACATATTATTCTTGAAAAAGGATGCCTTGTAAATTCTCTATTTAACTACCCTGTAAACATGACTTTTTTCTCCACGTCAGAGAAATTAGAAATTGGGGGTGCTCCTTTTGTTTCTAACAACCATAGACCTATCAGAAGAGAAGCATTAGAATATTATAGACGAGTACAAACAACTTGGAATCTTAATGTTCATCTTTTTGAAGAAGTTATTAATGTTCAAAAAAACATCAAAAACCAAGAGCTGTTTACAGTTACATCGTCTAAAGAAAGTTACCAAGCAAAAACTATTGTAGTGGCCACTGGCTTTTATGACATTCCTAACTTAATGGATATTCCTGGTGAAGAGCTACAAAAAGTAAAACATTATTACGACGATCCTCACCTTTATGCTTTTACAGATGTTACCGTTATTGGTGGAGCAAACTCTGCTATTGATGCTGCATTAGAAACCTACAGAAAAGGCGCAAACGTAACGCTTGTTATCAAAGATGCTGAAATAAATGATAGAGTAAAATATTGGGTAAAACCTGATATCGAAAATAGAATTAAAGAAGGAAGTATAAAATGCTATTTCCAAAGTTGTGTTACGGATATTACACCAAAAACTGTCACTATCAAATCTATTGAAAATGATGATAAGGTGGTTATACCGAACGATTTTGTTTTAGCGATGACGGGCTATCAACCCAACTTTGGTTTCTTATCTAAAATTGGTATTCAATTATCAGATGATACGCTTAAAAAGCCATTTTATAATGAAGATACACACGAGAGTAATGTAGAAAACCTTTACTTGGCTGGTGTGGTATGTGGAGGAATGAAAACAAACTCTTGGTTTATAGAAAACTCACGTGTTCATGCTGAAATGATTTATCAAAATATCGAAGAAAAATTAAATAATAAAACGAAAGTTTAG
- a CDS encoding ATP-dependent helicase, translating to MDYLEGLNPPQREAVVNMEGPMMIIAGAGSGKTRVLTYKIAHLIANGIEPFNILSLTFTNKASREMKERIVDVVGDEAKNLWMGTFHSVFAKILRFEADKLGYQSNFTIYDSEDAKSVIKGVVKDYKLDDKLYKPNVVLSRISSAKNNLISWRSYEANNDMRLEDEAQGRPKIFEIYKEYAIRCFRANAMDFDDLLFNTNVLFHQHLDVLNKYQHKFKFVMIDEFQDTNISQYYITRKLAAKNRNICVVGDDAQSIYAFRGANIQNILNFEKDYPELKVIKLEQNYRSTQTIVEAANSVIKHNKNQLEKSTFTQNGIGDRIEVIRSGSDLDEAKAVAQSIQTAIMRDRINPQDIAILYRTNSQSRALEEALVKLSIKAQIFGGLSFYQRKEIKDMIAYLKFVTNPKDEEAFKRVINYPKRGIGPTTVNNLFVKAAENKLGIWDVVSNIRRFFGGRIATQVENFANMIKVFQMQTEQKNAFEVASFIAKGSGILRELYEDKSPEGKNRYDNLQELLNGIQGFADDPSKEDKKLGTYLEEISLITSSEKEDMSDAITLMTIHMSKGLEFDYCYIVGMEENLFPSQMMLETREDLEEERRLFYVAITRAKIKVFLTYALQRYRFGKQISCEPSRFIDEIAPQYISMKRNSISDDLGPGNTPGFSNYRSLRQAPSNFIKKAVKPKDDRPFVPSKAEDLSVGHIVRHMKFGDGKVVKISEEGLDKRADISFEEVGKKTLILTFAKLMIIED from the coding sequence ATGGATTATTTAGAAGGATTAAACCCACCTCAGCGTGAAGCTGTAGTAAATATGGAAGGCCCTATGATGATTATTGCAGGTGCCGGCTCTGGAAAAACAAGAGTTTTAACGTATAAAATTGCTCACCTGATAGCAAATGGTATCGAACCGTTTAATATTTTGTCGCTTACATTTACAAATAAGGCTTCTAGAGAAATGAAGGAGCGTATTGTTGATGTTGTTGGTGATGAAGCAAAAAACCTTTGGATGGGTACTTTTCACTCTGTTTTTGCTAAAATTTTACGCTTTGAAGCTGATAAATTAGGCTACCAATCCAATTTTACAATTTATGATTCAGAAGATGCTAAATCTGTAATCAAAGGTGTGGTTAAAGATTACAAGTTAGACGATAAACTATACAAGCCAAATGTGGTTTTAAGTAGAATATCATCAGCAAAAAATAATCTTATCTCTTGGCGTTCTTATGAGGCAAATAACGATATGCGTCTTGAAGATGAAGCACAAGGGCGTCCTAAAATATTTGAAATCTATAAAGAATATGCAATTCGCTGTTTTAGAGCTAATGCTATGGATTTTGATGATCTCCTTTTTAATACAAATGTACTTTTCCATCAGCACCTTGATGTATTAAATAAATATCAGCACAAGTTTAAATTTGTGATGATTGACGAGTTTCAAGATACCAACATCTCTCAATACTATATTACGCGTAAACTTGCTGCAAAAAATAGAAATATTTGTGTTGTTGGTGATGATGCACAATCTATATATGCTTTTCGTGGTGCTAATATTCAGAATATTCTAAATTTTGAAAAAGATTACCCTGAATTAAAAGTAATTAAACTAGAGCAGAATTATCGTTCTACGCAGACTATTGTTGAAGCTGCCAACTCGGTAATTAAACACAATAAAAACCAACTCGAAAAAAGTACTTTTACCCAAAATGGAATTGGGGACAGAATAGAAGTTATACGTTCGGGATCTGATTTAGATGAGGCTAAAGCTGTTGCACAAAGTATTCAGACAGCAATAATGAGGGATCGTATCAATCCTCAAGATATTGCTATTTTATACCGTACCAACTCTCAGTCTAGAGCATTAGAAGAAGCCCTTGTTAAGCTTTCTATTAAAGCTCAAATATTTGGTGGACTATCTTTCTACCAAAGAAAAGAAATTAAGGATATGATTGCTTACTTAAAGTTTGTAACCAATCCTAAAGATGAAGAGGCCTTTAAACGTGTTATCAACTATCCTAAACGAGGGATTGGACCAACTACTGTCAATAATTTATTTGTTAAAGCGGCAGAAAACAAACTTGGAATCTGGGACGTTGTCTCTAATATAAGACGCTTCTTTGGTGGTAGAATTGCCACTCAAGTAGAAAACTTTGCCAACATGATCAAGGTTTTCCAAATGCAAACGGAACAAAAGAATGCCTTTGAAGTAGCTTCATTTATTGCGAAGGGTTCTGGTATTCTCCGAGAATTATACGAAGACAAATCACCTGAAGGAAAAAATAGGTACGATAACCTTCAAGAACTCCTTAATGGTATTCAAGGTTTTGCTGATGACCCGTCAAAAGAAGATAAAAAACTAGGAACCTATTTAGAAGAAATTTCATTAATTACATCTTCAGAAAAAGAAGATATGAGCGATGCAATTACCCTAATGACTATTCATATGTCTAAAGGTCTTGAGTTTGATTACTGTTACATTGTTGGTATGGAAGAGAATTTATTCCCTTCTCAAATGATGTTAGAAACAAGAGAAGATTTAGAAGAAGAAAGAAGGTTATTTTATGTTGCCATAACACGTGCTAAAATCAAAGTATTTTTAACGTACGCTTTACAACGTTATAGATTTGGTAAACAAATTTCTTGCGAACCAAGTAGATTTATTGATGAGATTGCTCCTCAATATATCAGCATGAAACGAAATTCTATTAGTGATGATCTTGGCCCGGGTAACACACCTGGATTCTCTAATTACCGTTCTTTACGTCAGGCGCCATCTAATTTTATTAAGAAAGCAGTAAAACCTAAAGATGACAGACCTTTTGTTCCCTCAAAGGCAGAAGATTTATCTGTTGGACATATTGTTAGGCACATGAAATTTGGAGATGGCAAAGTAGTTAAGATTTCTGAAGAAGGGCTTGATAAAAGAGCTGATATATCGTTCGAAGAAGTAGGCAAAAAAACATTAATATTAACTTTTGCAAAGTTGATGATCATAGAAGATTAA
- a CDS encoding YqgE/AlgH family protein, whose product MDFSINFGQRPIESGDLLLSEPFLNDQHFGRAVILMCQHDEEKGSFGLIINKPSMVTIEEVESRLSIDSPIYVGGPVEQDTLHYIHKFKDITNTVPLKDGLYWGGNYEEIQALNAQGKLTDTNCRFFMGYAGWTDQQLRAELKENSWVVSNARLKDILELPADDLWKETLQEMGGKYKVFANAAKNLRLN is encoded by the coding sequence ATGGATTTCAGTATCAATTTTGGACAGCGTCCTATAGAAAGTGGAGATTTATTACTCTCCGAACCATTTTTGAACGATCAACACTTTGGTCGAGCGGTTATTCTCATGTGTCAACATGATGAAGAAAAGGGCTCCTTTGGTCTAATTATTAATAAGCCATCTATGGTTACGATAGAAGAAGTGGAGAGTCGACTTTCAATAGATAGTCCAATTTATGTAGGAGGTCCTGTAGAGCAAGATACGCTGCATTATATTCATAAATTTAAAGACATAACGAATACGGTACCATTAAAAGATGGTTTGTATTGGGGTGGAAATTATGAAGAGATTCAGGCTTTGAATGCACAAGGTAAATTAACCGATACAAATTGTAGGTTTTTTATGGGTTATGCAGGTTGGACAGACCAACAATTAAGAGCAGAACTGAAAGAGAATTCTTGGGTAGTATCTAATGCTAGATTGAAAGATATTTTAGAACTACCAGCTGATGATTTATGGAAAGAAACCCTCCAAGAGATGGGAGGGAAGTACAAAGTATTTGCTAATGCTGCAAAGAATTTACGTTTGAATTAG